A region from the Halomarina litorea genome encodes:
- a CDS encoding GAF domain-containing protein yields MNVVSVSVVGRGARDVARHLEHHNSSLTTTATESVEEALERVESAGRWPYYEAVVLTEPEAVGRLFGPYRERWPDVACFLYADALPAPDPETPIYEYVPDSEPTATLTERVVYAVTERTHVAYPLPENEKRRLESVGRFDVESLVGDPRLETVAEDLAEAVGAPFAGVSLMGAHMEHFLAFTEPIDPLKYDRQDTVCSYTLLGNDSFVVEDLTTHPMFATGQFVEAGIRAYAGVPIRCPSGMPVGAVCVVDTEPRLFTDDERTALWEAAATAERALRESLRENSHLEWDLVGGN; encoded by the coding sequence ATGAACGTGGTTTCCGTCTCCGTCGTCGGCCGAGGTGCCCGCGACGTTGCCCGCCACCTCGAACATCACAATTCCTCCCTGACGACGACAGCAACCGAATCGGTCGAGGAAGCTCTCGAACGCGTCGAATCCGCCGGGCGGTGGCCCTACTACGAGGCCGTCGTGCTGACGGAACCGGAGGCGGTGGGTCGGCTCTTCGGCCCGTATCGCGAGCGGTGGCCCGACGTCGCGTGCTTCCTCTACGCGGACGCCCTCCCCGCACCCGACCCGGAGACGCCCATCTACGAGTACGTCCCCGACTCCGAGCCGACGGCGACGCTCACCGAACGCGTCGTGTACGCCGTCACCGAACGGACGCACGTGGCCTACCCGCTCCCGGAGAACGAGAAGCGACGTCTCGAATCCGTCGGCCGGTTCGACGTGGAGTCGCTCGTGGGGGACCCTCGGCTGGAGACGGTTGCCGAGGACCTCGCGGAGGCCGTCGGGGCGCCGTTCGCCGGTGTCTCGCTGATGGGCGCCCACATGGAGCACTTTCTCGCGTTCACCGAGCCGATCGACCCGCTGAAGTACGACAGGCAGGACACCGTGTGTTCGTACACGCTCCTTGGAAACGACTCGTTCGTCGTCGAAGACCTGACGACCCACCCGATGTTCGCGACGGGGCAATTCGTCGAAGCCGGGATTCGTGCCTACGCGGGCGTCCCCATCCGGTGTCCGTCCGGGATGCCGGTGGGGGCCGTCTGTGTCGTCGACACGGAACCGCGCCTGTTCACCGACGACGAGCGGACGGCCCTCTGGGAAGCCGCTGCGACTGCGGAACGCGCCCTCCGCGAGAGCCTGAGGGAGAACAGTCACCTCGAATGGGACCTCGTCGGGGGAAATTGA
- a CDS encoding DUF7504 family protein has translation MTDTYDVEAFHPSALPAGTTILLLAGIDRQRAVVDRFLAGPSDCDDHPVTVTDGVVPEVAADGGSVDCRSPGRSEVADPRGDLREVGVRVCRSLDVADRPVRLAVYDVGRLLRGVDVQTVYRFFHVVAETVARTGAVGVFGLDGARRDAKSLNVYRRVFDYVADARSVPPGDPVPLSSVG, from the coding sequence ATGACCGATACGTACGACGTCGAGGCGTTTCACCCGTCCGCGCTCCCGGCGGGGACGACGATACTCCTCCTCGCGGGCATCGACAGACAGCGTGCGGTCGTCGACCGGTTCCTCGCCGGCCCGAGTGACTGCGACGACCACCCCGTCACCGTGACGGACGGCGTCGTCCCCGAAGTGGCCGCCGACGGGGGAAGCGTCGACTGTCGCTCCCCCGGTCGGAGTGAGGTGGCGGACCCGCGGGGCGACCTCCGCGAGGTCGGCGTTCGCGTCTGTCGGTCGCTCGACGTCGCGGACCGACCGGTCCGTCTGGCCGTCTACGACGTCGGCAGGTTGCTCCGCGGCGTCGACGTCCAGACCGTCTACCGGTTCTTCCACGTCGTCGCCGAGACCGTCGCCCGGACCGGGGCCGTCGGCGTGTTCGGCCTCGACGGCGCCCGGCGTGACGCGAAGTCCCTGAACGTCTACCGGCGCGTGTTCGACTACGTCGCCGACGCCCGCAGTGTCCCGCCGGGCGACCCCGTTCCGCTGTCCTCGGTGGGATGA
- a CDS encoding deoxyhypusine synthase yields MSDDADREDHEDRGDHDDHADHGDGEGAEATPRREEFRHDPVGHASVGAGMSVADLVEQYGRAGIGAADLHEAVDVTAAMFDEDVTCFMGLAGAMVPTGMRALVTDLVREGHVDALVTTGANLTHDAIEAIGGKHHHGRAGPHEERPGAPCSHSSEDSREHGRDEAEGKTAREHDEQLRDEQVDRIYNVYLPQEHFAAFEGHLLDEVFPPIEDGEGTVSIAAFTRELGRANAEVNDREGIEEDAGIAAAAYEHDVPIYCPAIQDSVLGLQAWLRSQVSPFGLDALADMSELNDLAYEADRTGAFVVGGGVPKNYVLQTMLVTPGAYDYAVQLTMDPPQTGGLSGATLDEARSWGKLEKEARNVSVYADATITLPLVVAGALDRLAE; encoded by the coding sequence ATGAGCGACGACGCCGACCGCGAGGACCACGAGGACCGGGGAGACCACGACGACCACGCGGACCACGGAGACGGGGAGGGTGCCGAGGCGACACCACGCCGCGAGGAGTTCCGTCACGACCCGGTCGGTCACGCCAGCGTCGGGGCGGGGATGAGCGTCGCCGACCTCGTCGAGCAGTACGGGCGGGCGGGCATCGGGGCCGCCGACCTCCACGAGGCCGTCGACGTCACCGCCGCGATGTTCGACGAGGACGTGACCTGCTTCATGGGCCTCGCGGGCGCGATGGTCCCCACCGGGATGCGAGCGCTCGTCACCGACCTCGTCCGCGAGGGCCACGTCGACGCGCTGGTCACGACGGGGGCGAACCTCACCCACGACGCCATCGAGGCCATCGGCGGGAAGCACCACCACGGTCGCGCCGGACCACACGAGGAGCGACCCGGCGCTCCCTGCTCACACTCGTCCGAGGACTCGCGTGAACACGGTCGGGACGAGGCGGAGGGCAAGACCGCCCGCGAGCACGACGAGCAGTTGCGCGACGAACAGGTCGACCGCATCTACAACGTCTACCTCCCGCAGGAGCACTTCGCCGCCTTCGAGGGACACCTCCTCGACGAAGTCTTCCCGCCCATCGAGGACGGCGAGGGCACCGTGAGCATCGCCGCGTTCACCCGCGAACTCGGCCGGGCGAACGCGGAGGTGAACGACCGCGAGGGCATCGAAGAGGACGCCGGCATCGCGGCCGCCGCCTACGAACACGACGTCCCCATCTACTGTCCCGCCATCCAGGACTCCGTCCTCGGCCTGCAGGCGTGGCTCCGCTCGCAGGTGTCGCCGTTCGGCCTCGACGCACTGGCGGACATGTCGGAGCTGAACGACCTCGCCTACGAGGCCGACCGGACGGGCGCGTTCGTCGTCGGCGGGGGCGTCCCGAAGAACTACGTCCTCCAGACGATGCTCGTCACGCCCGGCGCGTACGACTACGCCGTCCAGTTGACGATGGACCCGCCCCAGACCGGCGGGCTCTCGGGCGCGACGCTGGACGAGGCGCGCTCGTGGGGGAAACTGGAGAAGGAAGCCCGGAACGTCTCGGTGTACGCCGACGCGACCATCACCCTCCCGCTGGTGGTCGCGGGCGCGCTGGACCGACTCGCCGAGTGA
- a CDS encoding alpha/beta fold hydrolase, with the protein MSEHEHGDIEEIDGQYVHVDVDGVDHRIYFEESGPEDGKPLLLQHTAGCNNQEWRHVLADDEITEDYRVIAYDLPFHGKSVPPTSEVWWDEDYTLTAERFAETIVSIADALDLEDPIYMGSSMGGNITLELGDWYPDRFRALIGLETGAHSPGFYIDWLDHAHVNTTEVNAYSCWGLMATQSPEPARRETMYLYEQGATGVFKGDLYYYSVDHDYRDDLDQVDAEECPLYVVNGEYDYLTDPEMGREVADGVGDGATAVETADIGHFPMSENPELFNAYLKEILADIEGDREEPLPDVLSGEDVGVDVSR; encoded by the coding sequence ATGAGTGAACACGAACACGGTGACATCGAGGAGATCGACGGACAGTACGTCCACGTGGACGTCGATGGTGTGGACCACCGGATATACTTCGAGGAGAGCGGCCCCGAAGACGGCAAGCCGCTGCTCCTCCAGCACACCGCCGGCTGCAACAACCAAGAGTGGAGACACGTCCTCGCAGACGACGAAATCACCGAGGACTACCGGGTGATAGCCTACGACCTCCCATTCCACGGCAAGTCCGTCCCGCCGACGAGTGAGGTGTGGTGGGACGAGGACTACACGCTGACCGCCGAGCGGTTCGCCGAGACGATCGTCAGCATCGCGGACGCCCTCGACCTCGAGGACCCCATCTACATGGGGTCGAGCATGGGCGGGAACATCACACTCGAACTGGGCGACTGGTACCCCGACCGGTTCCGCGCGCTCATCGGTCTCGAGACGGGAGCGCACAGCCCGGGGTTCTACATCGACTGGCTCGACCACGCCCACGTCAACACGACGGAGGTCAACGCGTACTCGTGTTGGGGGTTGATGGCCACACAGAGTCCCGAACCCGCACGCCGGGAGACGATGTACCTCTACGAACAGGGGGCGACGGGCGTGTTCAAGGGCGACCTCTACTACTACTCGGTCGACCACGACTACCGGGACGACCTCGACCAGGTCGACGCCGAAGAGTGCCCGCTGTACGTCGTCAACGGCGAGTACGACTACCTGACCGACCCGGAGATGGGGCGGGAGGTCGCGGACGGTGTCGGCGACGGAGCGACCGCAGTCGAGACCGCAGACATCGGGCACTTCCCGATGAGCGAGAACCCCGAACTGTTCAACGCCTACCTCAAGGAGATTCTCGCGGATATCGAGGGTGACCGCGAAGAACCACTCCCCGACGTCCTCTCCGGCGAGGACGTCGGCGTGGACGTCTCACGATAG
- a CDS encoding C2H2-type zinc finger protein yields MSHRDESEVEEEDEFQCQLCGETFESQQALEEHGVEEHEEGDRESHQP; encoded by the coding sequence ATGTCCCACAGGGACGAGAGCGAGGTCGAGGAAGAGGACGAGTTCCAGTGCCAGCTGTGCGGCGAGACGTTCGAGAGCCAGCAGGCGCTGGAAGAGCACGGGGTCGAAGAACACGAAGAGGGCGACCGGGAGTCCCACCAGCCGTAG
- a CDS encoding MFS transporter, with product MTTRIREGVESVPGETALVVGLVSGSQFVNHAFLVLLPPILPVLSRDLDVSLALLGLALGAGALVNTLFQLPFGYLADHYDRTIALGLSSVLGAVGALLTALAPDFPTLVAGQVVLGIGVAGHHPSHYPLLTDVTAEDVRGRAFAVYNFGGSLGFATPPVVVTAVVAVEGLNWRHAVGLLGAVGLLYAVVVTAVFAWRVDDAVTGPNVERVASTDPLPARVRSGLRALVAEPGILALAVLALFASTANWGVTAYAVVFLTDAYGLSLGAANLTLTGLFVVGAVAILVGGSLTDRFGSSPVLLGSFVGFTALVGLIAAQVVPAAVAVGLFLALGGVRSMAGPARDELTERLAARGTVAKSFAVVTIGIMLGSAIAPPAFGYLIERAGVQTAFFAVAGVGVLATAVTALVVAEFAGERRATAAADD from the coding sequence GTGACGACACGAATCCGCGAGGGCGTCGAGTCGGTCCCGGGGGAGACGGCGCTGGTCGTCGGCCTCGTCAGCGGGTCGCAGTTCGTCAACCACGCCTTCCTCGTGCTTCTGCCGCCCATCCTGCCCGTCCTCTCGCGTGACCTCGACGTCTCGCTCGCGTTGCTCGGACTCGCGCTCGGCGCGGGGGCGCTCGTCAACACCCTCTTCCAGCTCCCGTTCGGCTACCTCGCGGACCACTACGACCGGACCATCGCGCTCGGTCTCTCGTCGGTGCTGGGCGCGGTCGGTGCGCTCCTCACCGCCCTCGCGCCCGACTTCCCGACGCTGGTCGCCGGACAGGTCGTCCTCGGTATCGGCGTCGCGGGACACCACCCCTCCCACTACCCGCTGCTGACGGACGTCACGGCCGAAGACGTGCGCGGGCGGGCGTTCGCCGTCTACAACTTCGGCGGGAGCCTCGGCTTCGCGACGCCGCCCGTCGTCGTCACCGCCGTCGTCGCCGTCGAGGGGCTGAACTGGCGACACGCCGTCGGCCTCCTCGGTGCGGTCGGTCTGCTCTACGCCGTGGTCGTCACCGCCGTGTTCGCGTGGCGGGTCGACGACGCCGTCACCGGGCCGAACGTCGAGCGCGTGGCGAGCACGGACCCGCTTCCCGCCCGCGTCCGCTCTGGCCTGCGTGCGCTCGTCGCCGAACCCGGTATCCTCGCGCTGGCGGTGCTCGCGCTGTTCGCGTCGACGGCGAACTGGGGGGTGACCGCCTACGCCGTCGTCTTCCTCACCGACGCCTACGGCCTCTCGCTCGGCGCGGCGAACCTCACGCTCACCGGCCTGTTCGTCGTCGGCGCCGTGGCCATCCTCGTCGGCGGCTCGCTCACCGACCGCTTCGGGAGCAGCCCCGTCCTGCTCGGCAGTTTCGTCGGCTTCACGGCGCTCGTGGGACTCATCGCCGCACAGGTCGTCCCCGCCGCCGTCGCCGTCGGCCTCTTTCTCGCACTCGGCGGCGTCCGGAGCATGGCGGGGCCCGCCCGCGACGAACTCACCGAACGGCTGGCCGCCCGTGGCACCGTCGCGAAGAGCTTCGCCGTCGTCACCATCGGCATCATGCTCGGGAGCGCAATCGCCCCGCCCGCCTTCGGCTACCTCATCGAACGGGCAGGCGTCCAGACGGCCTTCTTCGCCGTCGCCGGCGTGGGCGTGCTGGCGACGGCGGTCACGGCGCTCGTCGTCGCGGAGTTCGCGGGCGAGCGGCGAGCGACCGCCGCGGCGGACGACTGA
- a CDS encoding NAD(P)/FAD-dependent oxidoreductase, with translation MDPVVVVGGGIVGTSVAAHFAEAGLPVACYERDSLGGGTTAASVAMFVWHQSSPDPTAHALRERSWETYGPLVEAGTLDFDRIGGLYLEERPETCETHRTTASDLESLGVRTELLAPADLERFGLATDHLHGALSVPDEGYLDPNEVVQHFVGEVRDAGGTVETGAAVTDVVVEGGRAVGVDVEGDRVDASAVVNAAGPWAPAVDAMAGVSHPLRNNRGQILVLDHGTDPPLPFVEFEDGHYVRGEGTRQVFAGGYGARYEDAARLDPDAARSVDESFSLAAVERFERFLPALVDARVATDWVGLRTITPDGNPLVGATDREGYYVATGLSGLGVTLAPAVGSVLADVVAPDRECDPAVRAFLSPTRFG, from the coding sequence ATGGACCCCGTCGTCGTGGTCGGCGGTGGTATCGTCGGGACGAGCGTCGCCGCCCACTTCGCCGAGGCGGGCCTCCCGGTCGCCTGTTACGAACGCGACTCGCTCGGCGGCGGGACGACGGCGGCCTCGGTCGCGATGTTCGTCTGGCACCAGTCGTCGCCCGACCCGACCGCCCACGCCCTCCGGGAACGCTCGTGGGAGACCTACGGGCCCCTCGTCGAAGCGGGGACACTCGATTTCGACCGCATCGGCGGCCTCTACCTCGAAGAACGCCCCGAGACGTGCGAGACCCACCGGACGACCGCGAGCGACCTCGAATCGCTCGGCGTCCGGACCGAACTGCTCGCCCCCGCCGACCTGGAGCGCTTCGGCCTCGCCACCGACCACCTCCACGGTGCGCTGTCGGTCCCCGACGAGGGCTACCTCGACCCGAACGAGGTCGTCCAGCACTTCGTCGGCGAGGTCCGGGACGCCGGCGGCACGGTGGAGACGGGTGCGGCGGTGACGGACGTGGTCGTCGAAGGGGGTCGGGCGGTCGGCGTCGACGTCGAAGGCGACCGCGTGGACGCCAGCGCGGTCGTGAACGCGGCGGGTCCGTGGGCCCCCGCCGTGGACGCGATGGCGGGCGTCTCCCACCCCCTGCGGAACAACCGCGGGCAGATACTGGTTCTCGACCACGGCACGGACCCGCCGCTCCCGTTCGTGGAGTTCGAAGACGGCCACTACGTGCGCGGGGAGGGGACGCGGCAGGTGTTCGCGGGCGGGTACGGCGCGCGCTACGAGGACGCCGCCCGCCTCGACCCGGACGCCGCCCGGAGCGTCGACGAGTCGTTCTCGCTCGCCGCCGTCGAACGCTTCGAGCGGTTCCTCCCGGCCCTCGTGGACGCCCGCGTCGCCACCGACTGGGTCGGCCTTCGGACCATCACCCCCGACGGCAACCCGCTGGTCGGAGCGACCGACCGCGAGGGCTACTACGTCGCGACCGGGCTGAGCGGCCTCGGCGTGACCCTCGCGCCCGCCGTCGGGAGCGTGCTCGCGGACGTCGTCGCACCCGACCGCGAGTGTGACCCCGCCGTCCGCGCGTTCCTGTCGCCGACCCGCTTCGGCTGA
- the fer gene encoding ferredoxin Fer gives MESPFDVLAVDSDADDDEVERAYRQRVLEAHPDHGGTASEFQQVRRAYERIQSGYDPEEADEFESEDAGDAGVDADDPESNGEVDDAEPDGVPTEFLNYDVLADHGWELNDEDLFEKAAAANLDPDDHGQFTVGPRESVLEAAEADGNLWPYACRGGACTNCAVAVVEGELPPPANHILPQGMIDQGIRLSCVTQPVSDELKVVYNVKHLPGLDELRLPPSRFDKARFND, from the coding sequence GTGGAGTCCCCGTTCGACGTCCTCGCGGTCGATTCGGACGCCGACGACGACGAGGTGGAACGCGCCTACAGACAGCGCGTGCTGGAGGCACACCCGGACCACGGCGGCACCGCGAGCGAGTTCCAGCAAGTCCGCCGGGCCTACGAGCGCATCCAGTCGGGGTACGACCCCGAGGAGGCCGACGAGTTCGAGAGCGAGGACGCCGGGGACGCGGGCGTCGACGCCGACGACCCGGAGAGCAACGGCGAGGTCGACGACGCCGAACCGGACGGCGTCCCGACGGAGTTCCTCAACTACGACGTCCTCGCGGACCACGGCTGGGAACTCAACGACGAGGACCTCTTCGAGAAAGCCGCGGCGGCGAACCTCGACCCGGACGACCACGGGCAGTTCACGGTCGGCCCGCGCGAGTCGGTCCTCGAAGCCGCGGAGGCCGACGGCAACCTCTGGCCGTACGCCTGCCGGGGCGGGGCGTGTACGAACTGCGCCGTCGCCGTCGTCGAGGGTGAACTCCCCCCGCCGGCGAACCACATCCTCCCGCAGGGGATGATCGACCAGGGCATCCGCCTGTCGTGTGTGACCCAGCCAGTCTCGGACGAACTGAAGGTGGTCTACAACGTCAAGCACCTGCCGGGACTGGACGAACTCCGCCTGCCGCCCAGTCGGTTCGACAAGGCGCGGTTCAACGATTAG
- a CDS encoding ABC transporter ATP-binding protein yields MGNVTLDSLVKRYEDVTAVDGVDLAIEDGEFVTLVGPSGCGKSTTLEMVAGLTTPSEGTVEIAGRDVTNLPPKDREIAMVFQNIALFPHMDVHDNISFGLRLRDYDDEEIESRVERAAETVQMSGMTDRMPDELSGGQRQRIAIARAIVREPEVFLMDEPLANLDAALRVHMRTELQRLHKQLETTIVYVTHDQEEAMTMSNRLAVMNGGQVQQFASPLVCYNEPANKFVAGFIGSPSMNFFEAEVTEDGVETNFFDVSFDPSAFDVRPGQSVTLGVRPEDVAIEDSTENLTDPTDAFGATVDVVEPVGDEVFVYYRLDDGSGGATPTGKETGGESQLLMSAPPDPELAGGIEGEDHRVQLDRAAIHLFDESGDALVHGLAGQESPHPEAREVESN; encoded by the coding sequence ATGGGCAACGTAACACTCGACAGTCTGGTGAAACGCTACGAAGACGTGACCGCGGTCGACGGCGTCGACCTCGCCATCGAGGACGGCGAGTTCGTCACGCTGGTCGGCCCCTCGGGGTGCGGGAAGTCGACGACGTTGGAGATGGTCGCCGGCCTCACGACGCCCAGCGAGGGCACGGTCGAAATCGCGGGCCGGGACGTGACGAACCTCCCGCCGAAGGACCGGGAGATAGCGATGGTGTTCCAGAACATCGCGCTGTTCCCGCACATGGACGTCCACGACAACATCAGCTTTGGCCTCCGCCTGCGCGACTACGACGACGAGGAGATAGAGAGCCGCGTCGAACGCGCCGCCGAGACCGTCCAGATGTCCGGGATGACCGACCGGATGCCAGACGAACTCTCGGGGGGCCAGCGCCAGCGAATCGCCATCGCGCGGGCCATCGTCCGCGAACCTGAGGTGTTCCTGATGGACGAACCGCTGGCGAACCTGGACGCGGCGCTCCGGGTCCACATGCGGACGGAACTCCAGCGACTCCACAAGCAACTGGAGACGACCATCGTCTACGTCACCCACGACCAGGAGGAGGCGATGACGATGTCGAACCGCCTCGCCGTGATGAACGGGGGGCAGGTCCAGCAGTTCGCCAGCCCCCTCGTCTGCTACAACGAACCGGCCAACAAGTTCGTCGCCGGCTTCATCGGATCGCCGAGCATGAACTTCTTCGAGGCGGAGGTCACCGAGGACGGCGTCGAGACGAACTTCTTCGACGTGTCGTTCGACCCCAGCGCGTTCGACGTCCGCCCCGGCCAGTCAGTCACACTCGGCGTCCGGCCCGAGGACGTGGCGATAGAAGACAGCACGGAGAACCTCACGGACCCGACGGACGCCTTCGGGGCGACGGTGGACGTCGTCGAACCGGTCGGCGACGAGGTGTTCGTCTACTACCGCCTCGACGACGGGTCGGGCGGGGCGACGCCGACCGGCAAGGAGACCGGCGGGGAGTCCCAACTGCTGATGAGCGCTCCGCCGGACCCCGAACTCGCGGGGGGTATCGAGGGCGAGGACCACCGCGTCCAACTGGACCGCGCGGCGATTCACCTCTTCGACGAGTCCGGGGACGCACTCGTCCACGGCCTCGCCGGGCAGGAGTCCCCCCACCCGGAAGCGCGGGAGGTCGAGTCGAACTGA
- a CDS encoding carbohydrate ABC transporter permease has protein sequence MSTDTRDETGTDTGGGGDSGSDSDSPFQRWVADSIKNPRKVYRAMFVVAAGFFLVTTLFPLYWLVVLALTPADAMSNVGLLPNGFNPTAFITVFEKVPFHIYVFNSVVLGLLTTAVVLLLASIAGYVFGRLEFPGRAPLMLLLLAVSYFPPAAFLLPLFRLFTANVTFLTLPGGEAVTSPMLFNTPGALVLPYSALFLPLSIFILTTFYSQIPDGLEKAARVEGTTRLGALFRVIMPLSAPGVATAGVLTFIAVYNEFFFGYLMTDGQAQNWAPVIWGILKFQGQYADLYNLMAAASIIGVIPIAILVVVAQEKIVSGLTAGALKE, from the coding sequence ATGAGCACCGACACGAGAGACGAGACGGGGACCGACACGGGCGGCGGGGGCGACTCGGGGTCCGACTCCGACAGCCCCTTCCAGCGCTGGGTGGCCGACTCCATCAAGAACCCGCGGAAGGTGTACCGCGCGATGTTCGTCGTCGCCGCGGGCTTCTTCCTCGTGACGACGCTCTTCCCGCTGTACTGGCTGGTCGTCCTCGCGCTCACGCCCGCGGACGCCATGTCGAACGTGGGGTTGCTCCCCAACGGGTTCAATCCGACCGCCTTCATCACCGTCTTCGAGAAGGTGCCGTTCCACATCTACGTGTTCAACAGCGTCGTGCTGGGCCTCCTGACGACAGCCGTCGTCCTCCTGCTGGCGAGCATCGCAGGCTACGTCTTCGGGCGACTGGAGTTCCCCGGCCGAGCACCACTCATGTTGCTGTTGCTGGCGGTGTCGTACTTTCCGCCAGCGGCGTTCCTGCTGCCGCTCTTCCGTCTGTTCACGGCGAACGTCACCTTCCTGACGCTCCCCGGCGGCGAGGCGGTGACGAGTCCGATGCTGTTCAACACGCCGGGCGCACTCGTCCTGCCGTACAGCGCCCTCTTTCTCCCGCTGTCCATCTTCATCCTGACGACGTTCTACAGCCAGATTCCGGACGGACTGGAGAAGGCCGCCCGCGTCGAGGGGACGACGCGACTCGGGGCGCTCTTCCGCGTCATCATGCCGCTGTCGGCCCCCGGCGTGGCCACGGCGGGCGTGCTGACGTTCATCGCCGTCTACAACGAGTTCTTCTTCGGCTACCTGATGACCGACGGGCAGGCCCAGAACTGGGCGCCCGTCATCTGGGGTATCCTGAAGTTCCAGGGGCAGTACGCCGACCTGTACAACCTGATGGCGGCGGCGAGCATCATCGGTGTCATCCCCATCGCCATCCTCGTCGTCGTCGCACAGGAGAAGATCGTGAGCGGACTGACCGCGGGCGCACTCAAGGAGTAA
- a CDS encoding carbohydrate ABC transporter permease: protein MSTDTGTRSRTGVVQSGSRWIENLSEAQFAYLLLSPMLLLMAVIAFWPLARTFTMSLHADALYGGDPLGRFVGFDHYVALLTGAIDAELTRPFFDLSQPFTSALTVTLIFTVVSVVFETLIGFGQALVLDQEFRGRRWVRVAIILPWAIPIVIQGMIFFLLFQPGISFLVDPLQSLGIVSATPTVNSVDSMLIIIVADVWKTSAFMALLILAGLQSVDRSLYDVARVEGASTLQRFRMVTLPIVLPTVIIAMLFRTIQSMRVYGLIETVSSCSTVPSLSCLVVSTFSARQYGTSATIAFVTAAVIALVVSVYIIKYADTDSGGF from the coding sequence ATGTCGACCGACACAGGAACACGCAGTCGAACCGGGGTCGTACAGTCCGGGAGCCGGTGGATCGAGAACCTGAGCGAGGCGCAGTTCGCCTACCTCCTGCTCTCGCCGATGCTCCTGTTGATGGCGGTCATCGCGTTCTGGCCGCTCGCGCGGACGTTCACGATGTCCCTGCACGCAGACGCCCTCTACGGCGGAGACCCGCTGGGACGGTTCGTCGGGTTCGACCACTACGTCGCCCTCCTGACGGGGGCCATCGACGCCGAACTCACCCGGCCGTTCTTCGACCTGAGCCAGCCCTTCACGAGCGCGCTCACCGTGACGCTCATCTTCACCGTCGTGAGCGTCGTCTTCGAGACGCTCATCGGGTTCGGACAGGCGCTCGTCCTCGACCAGGAGTTCCGCGGGCGGCGGTGGGTGCGCGTCGCCATCATCCTCCCGTGGGCCATCCCCATCGTCATCCAGGGGATGATCTTCTTCCTGCTCTTCCAGCCGGGAATCAGCTTCCTCGTCGACCCGCTGCAGTCGCTGGGTATCGTCTCGGCGACGCCGACGGTCAACAGCGTGGACTCGATGCTCATCATCATCGTCGCCGACGTGTGGAAAACGTCCGCGTTCATGGCCCTGCTCATCCTCGCGGGCCTCCAGAGCGTCGACCGGAGCCTCTACGACGTGGCGCGCGTCGAGGGGGCGTCGACGCTCCAGCGCTTCCGGATGGTCACGCTGCCCATCGTCCTGCCGACGGTCATCATCGCGATGCTCTTCCGGACCATCCAGTCGATGCGGGTGTACGGGCTCATCGAGACGGTGTCGTCGTGTTCGACGGTGCCGTCGCTGTCCTGTCTCGTCGTCTCGACGTTCAGCGCACGTCAGTACGGGACCTCGGCGACCATCGCGTTCGTGACCGCGGCGGTCATCGCGCTGGTCGTCTCCGTCTACATCATCAAGTACGCCGACACCGACAGCGGGGGGTTCTGA